In the Saccharococcus thermophilus genome, AATCACAAATATATTGCAATACGTCATCTATTACCTCGGCTTTTTGCAAATATCGTTTTGCTTCGGCAATATGAAAACGCAATTTCTCCTTCGCTCCCTCCATCGTCAATAACGACGGATATGTCACCTTTTGGTTCTCTATATCGCTGCCAACGCGTTTGCCAATCTTGTCTTCCGATCCTTCAATATCGAGAATATCATCGCGAATTTGAAAAGCAAGGCCAAGATGGGAGGCAAATTCATATAAATCGTGTTGCTGTCTTTCACTAGCCCCTGCAAGCAGCGCTCCTGCCAATACGCTGTATTGCAGCATTTTCCCGGTTTTATGGCGATGGATATATTCGAGCTGTGCAAGCGACAGTTCCTTTCCTTCTCCTTCGATATCGGAAACTTGCCCCGCCACCATTCCTTCCGGTCCCGCCGCTTTCGCCAGCTCGGCAATGAGCCGAATTTTTACCTCTGGGGCGATGCATTCCTCATTCATTTCGGCAATGACTTGAAACGCGTACGTCAGCAATCCGTCTCCGGCCAAGATTGCCATCGCCTCGCCAAACACTTTATGGTTTGTCGGCTTGCCGCGCCGTAAATCATCGTTATCCATGCTCGGCAGGTCATCGTGAATTAATGAATATGTATGGATCATCTCGATCGCACAAGCGACGGGAAGTCCGATATTAGGATCTTTCCCAAACGAATGCAAAGTGGCAAACAGAAGTAACGGTCGAATTCGCTTCCCACCTGCTTCCAGCGAGTAAGCCATCGCCTGTTTCAGTGTGTCAGGCGCCTGCAGCCTCCCGATATAACGCGGCAGCGTTGCTTCCAAACGCTGTTTTTGCCGCTGCAAAAATTGTTCTACTTCCATCCGGTTCAAGCGTTATTCCTCCTCCTGAATCGAGAAAGGAGCGAGCTGTCCATCCTCACGCAAAATATATTCCATCTGCTTTTCGACATGCTGCAATTTATCGTGGCAAAGCTTGGAAAGTTTCATTCCTTCTTGAAAAAAAGAAATCGCCTGTTCCAACGGCACGTTTCCTTCTTCTAATTTTTCGACGATCTCTTCTAATTTTTGCATTGCTTCTTCAAACGTTAATTCTTTTTCCTCACTCATGTAGCCGCTTCTCCTCCATTCCCCATACGTGGCAGTCAATTTGTCCATCTTGCAGACGCACTTGAATTGTATCTCCTAGCTGAAGCTGATGAATGCTTTTTACTAATTCTTTCTTTTCATTATAAACTAAACTATAGCCCCGCTCCATAATTTTCAGTGGACTGAGCGCATGCAAATGGGAAACAAGCGATGTAAAGCGAAGCTCGTGTTGATGCACGATCGTTCGCATCTCTTTTTCCAGCGTTTTCGCCAATGCTTGCTGTTTTTCTTTCATTCTCGAAAGCTGTTCAGCCGGGTGATAGCGTAGCAATGTCAGCCGAAGCTGCTCGAGCCGCTCGCGCTGTTTATCGAACATCCGCTCGGTTTGGCGCTGCAATCGTTCAAGCAAAGCATCTAACTGCTGTTCTTTTTGTTCATACAGTTTTTCCGGATATCGAAATGCGTACGACTTTTGCAAACGCGATAGCCGCTCTGATTCCATCGCTATTTTTTCTTTCATCGCGCGCATGAGCCGCACTTTTCGCTGGGAAATCCGCTCCATCAGCTCGGTCATATGCGGAACGGCCAATTCCGCCGCACCAGTTGGGGTTGGCGCTCGCAAGTCGGCAACAAAATCGGCAATCGTAAAATCTGTTTCGTGACCAACCGCGGAGATAATCGGCACTTCGGAGGCAAAAATGGCGCGGGCGACAATTTCCTCATTAAACGCCCATAATTCTTCGATCGAACCGCCTCCACGCCCGACAATCAGCACATCAATATAGCCAAGTTTATTCGCTTTTTCAATGGAACGGACGATCGATTCCGCCGCATGCTCTCCTTGGACGAGCGTCGGAAACAAAATGACCGTAGCAATCGGATAACGGCGACGGATCGTCGTAATAATATCGCGAATCGCCGCGCCGGTCGGCGAAGTGACGACACCGATGTAGCGAGGGAAAGCCGGAAGCGGCTTTTTATGCTGCGGCGAAAACAAACCTTCCGCTTCCAGCCGTTTTTTTAACTGCTCGTACGCTAAATATAAATTTCCAATTCCTTCTGGCTGCATTTCTTTCACATAAATTTGGTAGTTTCCGCTCGGTTCATAAACCGAAATTTCGCCGCGGACGAGCACTTTCATGCCATCTTCTGGGCGAAAATGCAAATATTGATTGTAACCGGCGAACATGACCGCCTGAATGCGGGCTTGTTCATCTTTCAGCGTAAAATACATATGGCCGCGCGAATGATATTTAAAATTGGAAATTTCCCCTTTAATCCATAAATCACGCAAATGAGGATCGACATCAAACTTCCGTTTAATGTATTTTGTCAGCGCTCCGACGGTTACATATTTTATCTCTGCCACCACTTTAACCCTCTCTTATGGAATGAACTTTACTGATACATAAGCTCCTTCGCCGCCTCGATCGTATTGTGAAGCAGCATCGTGATCGTCATCGGTCCAACCCCTTTTGGAACCGGCGTAATGTAGCTTGCTACTTCCTTTACTTCATCGAAATTTACATCCCCGCACAGCTTGCCGTTTTCTAGTCGGTTCACGCCGACATCAATGACAACCGCCCCTGGTTTAACATAATCGGCACCAATCAACCGTGCTTTGCCAACGGCAACGATTAAAATGTCAGCCTGCCGCGTAATGGAAGCTAAATCGTTGGTTTTGGAATGACAATACGTCACCGTCGCATGTTCGCGCAAAAACAGCTGCCCAACCGGTTTGCCGACAATATTGCTGCGGCCGACAACAACCACATGTTTCCCTGCGATATCCACACCGATCGATTTCACCATTACTAAAATACCATATGGTGTACAAGGAAGAAACGCTTTTTGTCCGACCATCATTCTGCCGACATTGATCGGATGGAAGCCATCGACATCTTTTGCCGGCGAAATCGTTTCAATCACTTTTAACTCATTAATATGTTTTGGAAGCGGGAGCTGTACTAAAATGCCGTGCACGGATGGGTCAGCGTTCAAGTCTCTTATTTTCTCCAATAAAAACTCCTCTGTAATCGTCGCCGGAAACATCAGCAATGTCGAACGAATGCCAACTTCCGCACACGCTTTTTGCTTTCCTTTTACGTAAGAATGGGAAGCAGGGTCATCACCGACAAGAATGACTGCAAGCCCCGGCTCGATTCCTTTTTGCTTTAGCTCCTCTACTTCTTTTGCCAATTGTCCTCGTATTTCCTTTGCCAGCTCGGCGCCGCTAATGATTTGTGCTGTCATGGGTAACTTTTCTCCTCTCTTATTCTTGAATATGCAATGCATCTTTTACTTTCGAAAGCACACCGTTGACAAAACTCCCAGATTTCGTATCGCCAAATTTTTTAGCTAATTCAACGGCCTCATCTAGGCTCACATTGACAGGAACATCATCGACATATTTCATTTCATAGGTAGCCATCCGCAAAATCGCGCGATCGACATTCGCCACCCGCTCTAACGTCCATTTTTCCAAGTTGGCGCGCAGCAATTCGTCAATTTCTTGCTGATGTTCCACCACACCATACACAAGCTGCTGTAAAAACGGATCCGCAGCTTTCCCTTCCGTCACGTTTTGCAATGCTTCCGATGGAGGGATGCGACCTACATCAACTTGGAACAATGCCTGTAACGCCTTTTCCCGCGCTTCATGCCGTTTCATTTTGCTCCCCCTTTCTAAACACGAACATTTATATTAGAATCATAACATATTTTTCGGATAAAAGGCACTCCCCTGTGCACAAATCATTAGCCTTGATTTTTGTTTATTTTGGAACGCCTATTCGCCTCCTTATTCTTTGACGCCTCTTCATAAAAAAGGCCCGTTCATTACAATAACAAACTTTCAGCAAAAATACAAAAGGGCACGATCGCCTGAAGCGAATGCGCCCTCTTCCGCTTTATCCTTGCTCTACTTCCTGTTCCTGCTTTGCCGTTTCAAACTGAATACCGACAATATGAACGTTGATTTCGCTCGTTTCCAGCCCTGTCATGTTAAACAATGCTTGACGGACGTTTTCCTGCACTTTTTTGGCTACATTCGGAATCGACGCACCAAATTGGACAAGGCAGTAAATATCAATGGCGACGCCGTCGTCCCGTAAATCGACTTTGACGCCTTTTCCATGATTTTTCTTGCCGAACCGCTCGACAACACCAGCGGCAAAATTGCCGCGCATTTGCGCGATCCCCTCCACTTCGCTGGCGGCGATCCCGGCGATCACTTCAATCACCTCCGGAGCAATTTCCACTTTTCCTAGTGTGCCATGATCTTGCTCCATTTCAAAAATATGCTCTGACATGGTACCCACCTCCCGTCATGACTTCATAATATCATATAACTCCAAAAACTTCGTATTAAACTCGCCTTTCACAAATTTTTCGTGTTCAAATAATTTTATGTGAAACGGAATCGTTGTATGAATGCCATCGATGATAAACTCGCTTAACGCACGCTTCATACGGGCAATTGCTTCCTCGCGCGTAGGGGCGTGCACAATCAGTTTCGCAATCATCGAGTCGTAATAAGGCGGGATCGTATAACCAGGATAAGCAGCGGAATCAACCCGCACTCCTAGACCACCCGGCGGTAAATACATCTGGATTTTTCCCGGCGATGGCATGAAATTTTTCTCCGGATTTTCCGCGTTAATCCGACACTCGATCGCCCAGCCATTAAAGGTGACTTCCTCTTGGGTCAGCGACAGTTTTTCGCCGGAGGCAATGCGGATTTGTTCTTTTACTAAATCCACCCCAGTAATTAATTCCGTCACCGGATGCTCTACTTGAATGCGCGTATTCATTTCCATGAAATAAAATTTTTTCGCATTATGGTCAAAAATAAATTCCACCGTGCCAGCACCGGTATAATTCACCGCACGGGCCGCCTGTACCGCCGCTTCCCCCATCTTCTTGCGCGTTTCTTCATCAAGTGCCGGCGATGGAGCCTCTTCCACAAGCTTTTGCAAGCGGCGTTGAATCGAGCAGTCCCGCTCGCCAAGATGAATCACGTTTCCGTATGAGTCAGCCAGCACTTGAATTTCCACATGGCGGAAGTCTTCAATATATTTTTCAATATATACCCCTGGATTGCCAAACGCAGTAGCTGCTTCCTGCTGTGTAATGTTAATGCCTTTAATGAGCTCTTGCTCATTTCTGGCTACGCGAATTCCTTTACCACCGCCGCCCGCCGTTGCTTTAATAATGACAGGATAGCCGATTTCATTGGCAATGGCAATCGCCTCATCGATATTTTCAATAACGCCCTTTGAACCAGGGACGATCGGCACCCCTGCTTCCCGCATCGTCTCGCGGGCGATATCTTTAATCCCCATTTTTGTAATCGCTTCCGGACTTGGACCGATAAACGTGATATTGCATTCACGGCAAAGTTCGGCAAACGCCGCGTTTTCCGCTAAAAATCCGTATCCTGGATGAATCGCATCACACCCTGTTAATGTGGCGACACTCATGATGTTGGTGAAATTTAAATAGCTGTCCTTGGAAGCAGTCGGTCCGATGCAGTACGCTTCATCGGCGAGTTGGACGTGCAACGCCTCGCGGTCCGCCTCAGAAAAAACGGCCACCGTTTCAATTCCGAGCTCTTTACAGGCGCGAATAATGCGAACGGCGATTTCCCCGCGGTTGGCAATTAATACTTTTTTGATCATCGCTGGTTCTCTCCCTTATTCAGGCTTTACCAAAAATAGAGGTTGTCCATACTCAACAAGCTGTCCATTTTGGACAAGCACTTCGACAATCTCCCCGTTGACCTCTGCCTCAATTTCATTAAACAGCTTCATCGCTTCAATAATGCAGACGACCGTATCTTTTTGCACTTTATCTCCCACTTTAACGTATGGAGGAGCATCTGGGGATGGCGCAGCGTAAAACGTACCGACCATCGGTGAAGTGATTTTGTGCAAGTTTTCCGTATTTTCCGCCTTTGGCTTCGGCGCTTCTTGTTGTTTTGTTTCCGTTTGCACATTAGCCGCTTGCACTGGCGCCTGTACCTGCGGTTTTGCTTCTTCTACTGCTGGCTTCGCTATCGGCTCTGCCGGCGGTGCCGCAACCACTGCCTGAACCGGTGCTCCTGCCGCGGCTTTTTTCATATGTACTTTCGTTCCATCTTGTTCATAAACAAATTCATCAATGCTTGATTGATCAATTAAACGGATCAGTTCACGGATTTCTTGGATTTTCATCTTCCTCACACCTTTCTACGATACAAAGTGTTTAAGCTTTTGTATGCTATTTTAAAATCTACTCATAACGATTATACACATAATGATTATACATAAAAAGGTTTTTTATCATAAAAAAGAAGCTGCCCTTGGTAAGAGCAGCTTATCATTATCCAGCCGGTTCAAATTCCACCGATACATAATCCGCTTCCGGAATTTCGTTTTTTACCATATGAATTACTTCGTTGGCTGATTTTTTGGAATGTTTTTTCGCTTTAATCGTTACTTGCACTTGGTCATCTTCCGCGCGCACCAATACGTCTTCATAGCCGCCTTTCGATTTGATCAATGTTTCTAGTGTTGCCTCTTTTTCTGCTAACGCTTCGAGTTTTTCAATTTTATCCATCGCTTCGCTTTTTTCTTGTGCAGTGGCATTAGAGGAAGCAACGATAGCGTTATATTGGTCACGCAGACGGCTGCGCTCATCCTCAATTTGCATGCGAAGCGCAGTAAACATATCATCGCTAGAAACGCTTGAAGTGACTTTTCCACCCTTTGCTTGCATTTCGTCTACCGCTACATCCGCTTGGCCTTTATCGCTTCCTTTTTGTTTCGTTGCCTCTTTATGGCTCGTAAATGCAATATTATCATTCATATCTTTCGGCGCCGTTACATAATACACCGACAAAACAACAACCAAGCTCAACATCGTTAATAACCAAACCGTTTGTTTCTTTAACATATAACCATCCTCCCCCACAGCCTCTTATTTTTTCGGCAATACGGCAACACGGTAGCTTGGAACGTTTAACACGCGCGTCACTGCCTCAACAATCCATTTCTTTATTTGCAAGTTATCTGCGCCTTTCGCAACGACCAACACCCCGCGAATTTCCGGTTTTTTCGTTGTTAATACAATCGGTGTTTCGTTATCGCCATCACGGACGACGACGACTTCTTCATTTGTAGAGTGATTTTCGATCTTCCGCTTGCCGCCTTCACGGTCCGTTTCTTCAGTCGTTTGTTGCTGAGAAACGCGATTTTTCTCTAATATTTTCATTTCCGTTGTATCGAGATTGACGACAACGGTCACATCTTCCACTCCTTCAATCGCTTCAAGCGCCGCTTTTAACTCTTTTTCGTAACGTTCTTCATAAGCATCGATCACTTTCGACTTTGTGTCTTGCTTGATTCCAAAGGCCGGCTCTGCTTGTTGCGATGATGGTGCGGCTGTTTCTTTTTGAACGGTTGACACTTCCGCACCCTTTGAAAAATGGCTCATCACCATAAGCCCAATTCCAGCTAATAGCAGCAAAACGACATACGAAAAAGGTGGTTTCTTCTGTTTCTCCGTGCCTTCATTTTTTGGCGATGAAAGAAAACGTTTAATGAGCTCGAGCATCCCCCCATTCCCTCCCCTTTACTTGCACCACAATTTTATTTTCATCGACTTCCCATTTGCTGGCTAAAAAAGCGCGCAGCTCATTTTCTAGTTGATGATCGCTATTTTGTGAATGGGCCGGTTCCGATGCATCAATCACAACAGGCTCAATCCCTTCTGGCGTCTCCTGTTTGGAAAGCACTACCGCAATCTTTTTAATATCTCTTGGAATTTGTAAATCCTCTTTTTCTTTTGTTTGTAAAGAGACGTCTTCCACGCTTAATCCATACTCTTTCATCAACTCCCCGTCTACCTTTTTTTTCATCTGGACAGCCATTTGTTCTAAAATATATGCGCGTTGCGAGGCTTGTATTTCTTTTTTCTTCATTTCTATTTCATTTTTTATCATCTCTTGTTCATTCCCCCTTTCTGATAAGCTGGATATGGCCGAAGCGACGAGACGGTCAGGATGGATGGAGAGCAGCTGCAAAATCGGCGATAACATTAATAACAGCAAAATGAGTCCCACTACCATTTTTACATACTTTTGCATATTGCTAGAGGGAAGCAGAAAATCAATGATGATCGCAAATAAAATAAAAATAAGAATATTGGTGATCCATTCTGTTACAAATTGCATAGTTTTCCCCCTATCGAACCATCATCGTAATATTTCCCGCCGTAATAATAATGGTCAAACTGAGGAAAAACATCAGCGAGACGATGGCCAGCGCCGCAAGTACATAGGCAATGCTTTTGCTCATAATGCTAAGGCAAGAAATGACCGGCCCTCCTCCTAACGGCTGCATGATCGCCGCAGAAACTTTATATATAAACGCAATCGCAAAAATTTTCAGCGCTGGAAACGCGGCAATCATCAATAAAATCGCAACGCCGACAATGCCGACCGTATTTTTCAATAACATCGAAGCGCTCACAACGCTGTCGGCCGCATCCGTAAACATTTTGCCGACAACAGGAATAAAGTTTCCCGTCACAAATTTCGCCGTCCGCAGCGCAATCCCATCGGCAATCGCCGATGTCGTTCCTTTTACCGACATGACTCCAAGAAAAACCGTCAAAATAACTCCGAGTATCCCGACGCCGATTTTTGTCAGCAGCTCCGCCAGATGTGTAACTTTATAATGATCGGTGAGCGTGCTGACAATGCTTAAAAGCGCGGCTAAAAACAAAAGCGGCAACGTTACATATTCAACAATCATTCCTGTCATATTCATCAGAAATAGAATAATCGGATGAAAAAACGCCGCCGATATCACTCCTCCGGAAGACGCCAGCAGCGCCAGCAGCAGAGGAAGCATCGCGATCATAAAATGGCTCATCGTCCTTACAGCGTCGAGCGCATAATCCATTGCAACGCGAAAACTGTTTAGCGCAATAATAAGAAGCACCAGATAAACGACGGCATAGGCGACTTTGCTGACGGTTTGTTGCGCAAACGCGTTTTGCAATGATTGCAGCACCATGCTAAATACCGTTAATAAAATTAACGTTCCTAGCAATTTTCCGTTTACTTGCAATTCGTAAAAGAGAAATTTCATCAACGCGCCCAGCCATTCTTTTAACGATAATTTATTTTCGCCGCTTAAAAAATCCGTAAGCGACCCTTTTTGGCTTTCCGGCAAAAAGCCGCCGTATTTCGTGACAATATCTTCCCAAAATTGGCGAATTCCGTTGACATCCAGCTGTTCAATTTGCTTTTGCACCAATTGCCCATTAGAAGAGGAAGCTTGTACAACAAACGGTGATAAAAAGAAGAAAAAGAAACTTGCCGCTGTTATGATTTTTCGGATCAATTCATCACCCCCTATTCTCCCTTCATGACGCAGGAATCAAGCCGATGACCGCTTCAATGATCGCTGTTAAAATCGGGATCGCCAGCGCCAAAATAATAATTTTTCCCCCTAATTCAATTTTCGAGGCAATCGCTCCCTGGCCGGCGTCTTTGGAAACTTGCGCAGCAAATTCGGCAATATAGGCAATGCCAATAATTTTCAAAATCGTTTCCAAATAAACCATATTGATTTTGGCGCTAGACGCCATTTTTTGCAGCATATTTAAAATCTCGCTGATTTTGTCGACAAGAAACAGGAAAATGATACAGCCGACAAATACCGTTAGCAAAAAGGCAATACTCGATTTATGTTCTTTAAGCAGCACGACTAAAAACGTCGCAATCAAACCAAGACCGACAATTTGTAAAATCTCAATCGCCCATCCCTCCTAACCGCGGAACAAAAATACGTCTTTAATTTTTTGAAACAAATCGCTGACAATCGAGGCGACCATAAACAAAATGTAAATAAAACCAAGCAGCGTGACCCATTGGGCATACTCCTTTTTCCCCATTTGATCGAGCACCGTATGCAAAAAAGCCACGACGATTCCGACGCCAGCGATTTTAAAAATAATATCAACATCAATGCTCATTTTGTTCTGCCTCCTGTTCAAATCAATAAAATCACGAGTAACAATCCTGTAAGAACCCCTAAGCTTTTCGCCATTTTTTCATAGCGTGACTGCCTTTCGAGCGCATCGGCCTCTTCCCGCTCCAAATGGACGAGCGCCAGCGCGATTTGCTTCTGCTGTGTCAGGAGGTCGTACTGCCCGAGCGTTTCCCCGAATTGCCTCATAATATCTAATTCCCCTTGTTTGAGCGCCGTCGAACTCCATACCGTTTGCAAGCTTTCTTCCCATGCTTGTTGAACGCTCGTTTCTCCTTTTTGCAGCTTGGCGGCGAATTGCTCGAACAGTTTGGAAAGCGGTGGCGATATTTGCTTGCTAATATGCAACGCGGCTTCAGATAGTGGGGTGTGCGCATACATAATTTCCGCTTCTAGCACTTTGAGCGCTGCTTTCAACTGGCGAAGCTGTCTCGGACGCTCTTGCAGCATTCGCGCCGCTTCAAATCCAAACCACGTTGTCGTAAGGAGAATCAACATTGCGCCGATCAGCTTCATCTGCTTTTCACCACCCCGCTTCGCTCATACAGGGCCGTTCCGTGCGTATCCGTAATGCGTCTTACCGTGCCCGGACCGAATTCGTTCGTCAGTTCAACAAACCGCGCAAATACTCCTTGTTCGATGATGGGGCGCAATGTCGGGCGCTGCAGTACATCTTTCCAATTTCTTCCGTGGACTGTCGTCCATATGCATACCCCAGCGTTCACCGCCTCTAAAATCGCTTCGCTATCTTCGGCGCGTCCAATCTCATCGACAATCAGCACATCCGGGCTCATCGAGCGGATCATCATCATCATTCCTTCTGCTTTCGGGCATGCGTCAAGCACATCGACGCGGTTTCCTAATTCAAATTGCGGAATGCCTTTTACACATCCGGCAATTTCCGAACGTTCATCGACAATTCCTACTTTTTGTGATGGAATATGTTTCGCGCGAATCCCGGTGCTGATCATTCGTGCCGCGTCGCGCAGCAGCGTCGTTTTCCCTGTCTGTGGCGAACCGATGATCATCGTATTATGCCAGCGGCCGTTATACACATACGGGACGAGCGGTTCGGCGATGCCGATTTTCTGTTTCGCAATGCGGATATTGAAAGAAGTCACATGACGAATTGCTTTCACGCTTCCGGCCTCAGTTACGACTTTCCCTGCTAGTCCAACACGATGTCCTCCCTGTATGGTAATAAATCCGCGTTTCAATTCCTCTTCTATTGCATAAATCGAATATTGACTCAATTTATTAAGCAAATGCATTCCATCTTCGCAAGTCACTTCATATGGAAGAAATTGTGCCTTTCCTTTCACAATAATTTCTAATGGCCGAAGAACCCTTATGCGAATTTCTTCCATCTGTTCATGCCATAAAGGGGGCTGTTGCTGCAGTATGGCGGCAATCGTTTTCGGAAGTATATCCCATATCGCTTGCATTTCATTCCCCTCCCCTGCTGGACTAGTTCATATGTATGGGACGGAAAACGAATTTATGACTTACTTATAAATGCCGATGAGAATAAGAGTGACCCCTAAAGCGATAAAACCTAACTTCGAAAAAGAAAGCTCGTCCGCTAAAGAAAGCAGGCCAATCATCATCGTGACGATAAAAATAGTCGGTCCGATCACTGCAAGGAGCGCATTGACGGCCAATGCTTTTTTGACATCGTTGAACAGCAGCATGGCAAGAGCAGCGATCATCTCCATCGTCGCCGACAATAGCCGCATTCCTGCCATTGACAAAACGGCTGGTTCGACGAATAGTAGCCATCGTTTCATATGTTCCTCCTAATATAAAATTGAGATGGTTAGTACAAACGTATGCCGGAACAGGGAATTTCAGAAGAGATTTTTTTCTTTTGTGACATGGCTCCTTAAGAAGAGATATATGGACATATTTAAAAAAATAGTTTAATAATGGAAGTAGAGGCGGATGATAAATAATATCGAAAACAATGGGGGAAATTATGAGGAAGCTTTCTACGTTCGGGAAAATTACCTTTTGGGTTGGGTGTATATTTGCAGTTTCCGGAGTTCTTGGTCTGTTCCATGCTTTTTTGCTAGCAAGAAATACATCGATTAGTTATGTCTTGATTGGCATCATGCTCATCAGTACATCGTTTTTATACGAAAAGAAAAAAGGGTCAGAGAAACCTTAGCTGAAACGACAAAAAAGCCCCCTGCGTCAAGCGCAAGGAGCAAATCGCGTCAGGCACGGGACACGTATGTGCCGTCTGCTGTGTTGATAATGAGCGTATCGCCTTCGTTGACAAAGAACGGAACTTGTACGACAAGACCGGTTTCTAACTTCGCTGGCTTCGAGC is a window encoding:
- the spoIIIAE gene encoding stage III sporulation protein AE gives rise to the protein MIRKIITAASFFFFFLSPFVVQASSSNGQLVQKQIEQLDVNGIRQFWEDIVTKYGGFLPESQKGSLTDFLSGENKLSLKEWLGALMKFLFYELQVNGKLLGTLILLTVFSMVLQSLQNAFAQQTVSKVAYAVVYLVLLIIALNSFRVAMDYALDAVRTMSHFMIAMLPLLLALLASSGGVISAAFFHPIILFLMNMTGMIVEYVTLPLLFLAALLSIVSTLTDHYKVTHLAELLTKIGVGILGVILTVFLGVMSVKGTTSAIADGIALRTAKFVTGNFIPVVGKMFTDAADSVVSASMLLKNTVGIVGVAILLMIAAFPALKIFAIAFIYKVSAAIMQPLGGGPVISCLSIMSKSIAYVLAALAIVSLMFFLSLTIIITAGNITMMVR
- the spoIIIAD gene encoding stage III sporulation protein AD; amino-acid sequence: MLQIVGLGLIATFLVVLLKEHKSSIAFLLTVFVGCIIFLFLVDKISEILNMLQKMASSAKINMVYLETILKIIGIAYIAEFAAQVSKDAGQGAIASKIELGGKIIILALAIPILTAIIEAVIGLIPAS
- the spoIIIAC gene encoding stage III sporulation protein AC — encoded protein: MSIDVDIIFKIAGVGIVVAFLHTVLDQMGKKEYAQWVTLLGFIYILFMVASIVSDLFQKIKDVFLFRG
- the spoIIIAB gene encoding stage III sporulation protein SpoIIIAB codes for the protein MKLIGAMLILLTTTWFGFEAARMLQERPRQLRQLKAALKVLEAEIMYAHTPLSEAALHISKQISPPLSKLFEQFAAKLQKGETSVQQAWEESLQTVWSSTALKQGELDIMRQFGETLGQYDLLTQQKQIALALVHLEREEADALERQSRYEKMAKSLGVLTGLLLVILLI
- the spoIIIAA gene encoding stage III sporulation protein AA; translation: MQAIWDILPKTIAAILQQQPPLWHEQMEEIRIRVLRPLEIIVKGKAQFLPYEVTCEDGMHLLNKLSQYSIYAIEEELKRGFITIQGGHRVGLAGKVVTEAGSVKAIRHVTSFNIRIAKQKIGIAEPLVPYVYNGRWHNTMIIGSPQTGKTTLLRDAARMISTGIRAKHIPSQKVGIVDERSEIAGCVKGIPQFELGNRVDVLDACPKAEGMMMMIRSMSPDVLIVDEIGRAEDSEAILEAVNAGVCIWTTVHGRNWKDVLQRPTLRPIIEQGVFARFVELTNEFGPGTVRRITDTHGTALYERSGVVKSR
- a CDS encoding YqhV family protein encodes the protein MKRWLLFVEPAVLSMAGMRLLSATMEMIAALAMLLFNDVKKALAVNALLAVIGPTIFIVTMMIGLLSLADELSFSKLGFIALGVTLILIGIYK